The Desulfosoma sp. DNA window CGAAGTCCCTAAATAGGAAGGGAAGGAGGGAGAAAAATGGCGGATAAAGTTCCAGGAAGAGCGTGGGTGGTCACGTTTGCAGGAACCGCCATTAACCTGTGTTTGGGTATCCTTTATGCCTGGAGTGTTTGGGCGAAGGAACTTATCAACGAGAAGATGGTCGGACAGCCGATGACCGGCCTCAACGAGGGCTGGTCTTATCTCAACAACGCTCAGGCATCCGTGCCGTTTTCCTTGTGCGTTATTATCTTTGCGCTTTTAATGATCCCCGGGGGGCGCATTCAGGATAAGTTCGGCCCAAAGGTTGGAGCCACCACAGGAGGTTTGTTCCTTGCGGCAGGATGCCTTTTGTCCGGGTATCTGAAATCTTACACAGGCCTCATTATTGGTTTCGGCGTCTTGGGCGGTATCGGCATGGGCATTGGTTATGCCGCTCCGACCCCGGCAGCTCTTAAATGGTTCGGTCCGCATAAGCGTGGCCTCATTGCAGGCTTGGTGGTAGGCGGCTACGGCGGCGCAGCCCTGTACGTATCTCCTTTGGCGGCCTACCTGATCAAATCGGGCGGTCTAACCTACAGCTTTTACTTTCTGGGCATTATGTTTGCGGCGGTTACCATCATTGCCGGTCAGCTTCTGGCCTGGCCCCCTCCCGGCTATGTGCCTCCGGCGCCTCCTGTGAAAGCCGGCCCGACCCCTAGCATCACGAAAGTGGATTGGGTGGCAAGCGACATGGTGAAGACGTGGCAGTTCTATGCGCTGGTTTTCATGTTCATCGGCACGACTCAATCGGGTCTTCTCATCATCGCCAATGCAGCGAAGATCCTTGCAGAAGCAGCCAAAGAAAGTCCGTTTTTTGCTGCTAACGCCTGGATTCTGGCTTCCTACGGTGGCCTTGTGAACGCCTTGGGACGTGTGGGAACAGGTCTGTATTCGGATAAAATTGGACGAGCCAATGCTTACACCGTCAACTGTCTTGTGTCCGCCTTGTGCCTTTTTGCGCTGCCCGCCATCGTCGCTTCGAAGAACCTGTTCTTCTTGTTCCTCGCTGTGGGAATCGCTTACTGGCAGTATGGCGGCGGGCTAGCTTTGATGCCGTCCTTTACGGCGGACTTTTATGGTCCCAAGAACCTGGGCTTCAACTACGGTTTGGTGTTCATCGGGTGGGGTCTCGGGTTCTTTATGGCTCGGCTGGGCGGGACCATCAAAGACATTACCGGAAGCCTCAATTGGGCTTTCTATCTCTCCGGTCTTGTTTTGGTCATCGCCGTCATTGTGTGCCGGCTCACGAAACGTCCTATGGCCGTCGGTGAAACACACTAATGTGAACCAGGGAACCTCGTGGAAACGGTCGCACGGGGTCCCTGAGAAAAGTTTTTAAGAAGGGAAAATGTGCATGGAAGGCCGCGGGTGCTGGGCGCTCTGGCCTTAGGGAAGGCAGGAAGCAGACTTCCTGCCTTCCTGTTTCTGAGGTATTGAGGAGGTATGATGGCCCATGGAAGTGCGTCCGCTTTTTCCCATTCCCTTTTTTCTCCATCCTGACCTTGTGGCTTTGGATGATGCCATCGCTTTCAGTGTCGCTGTTTTAGTGGCCGTATTGGTCAACGCAGAAGGGCAGGCGGTTGCGGCAACCCTTCTTGGAGACAAACGCCCCGGGGCCAAGGATCGTCTTCATTTCAACGCCTTTTTGCATTTGGACCTTTTGGGCACCCTGTCTTTTTTGGCTACAGGCATGGGCTGGGCCAAAACTGTGTCCGTGGACACAAGCAAATTCAAATATCCTGATCTTTATCTTGTGATGACTCGAGCGGCCGGCCCCTTTGCCAATTTTCTTATGGCGAACATCGCCGGCAGTTTGGCCTGGCTTCTCAAAAGCATTTCCTTGGATCCCCGAGTGTTTCTCATGGTCGTGGCAGTCAATTTGACCGTGACGGTGTACCATCTCGTGCCGCTTCTGCCCATGGCGGCCGGTACCTTGGTTTCCGTCACTCTCATCCCAAAGGCTTCACGCCTGCAACAATCTTACCAGCAGCTGGGGCCTTACATTCTTTTGTTCGTCCTTGTTATGGATCGGCTACTCCACGGGGAAGTTGTGGGAAAGTTTCTGGCTCCTTTCGTCCGCGACCTTTTCACCCTTTTGACAACGTGATCCCCCTGTTCAATAAAGCGTCTCATGAAGGCCGGTCGGAGATTGCCTCTTGCCTCCTGAAAACGATACCGGTATGGTCCAGCGCCGTGCCCTATGCCTTCAAGACGAACGCCTTGGGACGAAAGCTTTTCTTTGCCAGGAAAGTCGTCTGCGCGTAAAAAGGGCGCTGCCTGAGCAACAGAGACAAGAAGGAACGGGTTCATGCTGGGGACGACGCTCAATGTGACCACGGTGATTGCCGGCGGCCTGATTGGCAGCATGCTTGGAGCTCGCTTACCGGAAAAAACACGGCATACCGTCATGAACGGGCTTGGCCTGGTCACCGTGGTTGTGGGAATTCAGATGGCTTTGCAGACGCAGAACATTTTGATTGTTCTAGGAGGTGTCTTGCTGGGCGGTCTCTTGGGGGAAGGGCTTCGTCTTCAAAACGGCTTGGAAAAGCTCGGGGGATTCCTGCAGAATATTTTCAAGTCCAAGTCTTCATCATCCTTGAGTGAAGGTTTTGTCACGGCAAGCCTGGTCTTTTGTGTGGGCCCTATGGCTATTCTCGGATCCATTCAGGATGGCCTCGGCGGCGATTTCAGGCTTTTGGCTGTCAAATCCATGCTGGATGGGTTCGCAGCCATGGCTTTTTCAGCCACTCTAGGCTGGGGTGTCATCTTGTCGGCTGGCAGCGTGTTTACTTTTCAAGGCTCCATAACCCTCATGGCCTCGGTTTTGGATCGTCTGCTGTCTACGAACATGATCACGGAGATGTCTGCGACCGGTGGGTTGCTCATCATGGCCATCGGATTGAAGCTCCTGGGCATCAAGGATGTTCGAGTGGCCAATTTTCTTCCGGCATTGGCCGTGGCGCCGGCTATTGTTTCCCTCATACCCTGGATCAAGTCGTGGTGGCCGATTTGATGTGCTAAAGGCAGCCGAAGAACACGGTCTTGCAGGACAAGGAGCAGGAGGCATGAAGATTTTGGATTTTCCCGATACCATTCGAGATCTTATTGTTCCAAAGGTCTCCGGAACCTACGTGTACCGATGCCTGGCATGTCAGGCGACATTTGACGTAGGTCGGCTGCTTTACACCTGTCCGGAGTGCCGAAGTGTCTTGATGATTGAAGACGAGGATTGGGATCGCCTTAAACAAACCCCCGGACCTCAGTGGCGGCGCATCTTTGATTATCGGGCCATGCTCAATGAGCCGTCCCTAAAAGGCATCTACCGATTCCATGAGCTTTTGGGCTCCATTTTACCCCTTGAGGCGGTGATTTACTTGGGTGAAGGACACACGCCTGTGGTTCAGGCCAACGGACGCATGCGGGACTGGGCTGGCCGACCTTTCTTTTTCAAAAATGACGGGCAAAATCCCAGCGCTTCCTTCAAGGACCGCGGTATGGCCAGTGCCTTCAGTTATTTGCAGTATCTTATGAAAACCCGAGGGATGCGAAACGTCTTGGCCGTGTGCGCTTCCACCGGGGACACTTCCGCAGCCGCCGCGCTGTACGCTTCCTATTTCGTGGAAGGCGTACGTTCCGCGGTGCTTTTGCCTCACGGTAAGGTCACTCCCCAGCAACTGGGTCAGCCCTTGGGGAGCGGCGCCCGTGTCATCGAAATCCCAGGCGTTTTTGATGACTGCATGAAGATCGTCGAATACCTTTCGGAACGTTACCCGGTGGCTTTGATGAATTCCAAAAATGCTTGGCGCATTTTAGGGCAGGAATCCTACAGTTACGAGATCGCTCAGGCGTTTGACTACGACGTGGAACGTCTCGTGGTCGTGGTTCCCATCGGTAATGCGGGAAACATTACGGCGGTCATGGCTGGTTTCCTGAAACTATACGATCTGGGCATTATTCCAGCCCTTCCGAGGATTCTTGGAGTCCAGTCTGAACATGCCAACCCTGTGTATCTGTACTACGAGCAGGCGGACCCTCAAAAGCGCGTTTTTAGGCCTGTAACGGTTAAGCCGAGCGTGGCTCAGGCGGCCATGATCGGTAATCCCGTGTCCATGCCTCGAGTCATTCGGCTGGTGGAGCAATTCCGGAATGTTGCCGGTGGAGATGCGGTCCAGGTCGTTCAGGTGAGCGAACAAGAAATCATGGATGCCATGCTTTTGGCGAATCGAAACGGTCATATCGCCTGTACGCAGGGTGGAGAATGCCTGGCGGGATTTCACCGAGCCGTGGAACAAGGGCGTGTGCCGAAAGGTTTTGTGGGGGTGTTGGATGCAACGGCTCATGCTTTGAAGTTTGCAGGATTCCAGGAAAAATATTTCGAAGACCGCTTCGAACCGGAATTTCACGTGGTGCCCAAAGAATCCTTACGGAATCGGCCGGTTCTTGTGACCCCAGGGCCGGGCGTGCCGTGTCCCGAGCCGGGCAAGTCCATGAGTCCCAAAGATTTTCAGTCCTTTGTGGCCTCGACGGCTCAGGCCGTAGCGGCTCTTCTTGGCTTAAGCCAAGATACCTAGCCGGAGACAAGGAAGGAGGGAAGGGACAATGTCGAGCGCCGGGAAAGAAACCTGTCACGCCGCTCCGAACCTTGGAGTATCCGGATTGGTGAAATCTCGTGCTGAAGGTATCCTTTCCTATAAGGGAATTTTTCCCACGTTGGGACAGGACGTCTTTATCGCTCCAGGAGCGTGGGTGATCGGGGATGTGCATGTTGGGGATCGGACCAGTATCTGGTTCAACACGGTCGTGCGTGGAGATGTGAATTTCATTCGCATCGGGTGTGACACCAACATTCAAGACAACGTCACCTTGCATGTGACGGGAAAAAAGTTTCCCTTGTTCATTGGGGATCGCGTGACAGTAGGACATCAGGCCGTGGTCCATGGCTGTGTTGTGGAAGACGAGTGTCTTATCGGCATGGGCGCTATCGTTTTAGATGGGGCTCGCATCGGCAAAGGATCCATCGTGGCGGCTGGTGCCGTAGTCAGCCCGGGGACAGAGGTGCCGCCGGGAAGCGTGGTCATGGGAATTCCCGCCGAGGTCAAAAAAACACTCACGGAAGAAGAAAAGGAGAGAATTCGGGAAACGGCCGCCCATTATGTGAAATTGGCTCGGCGTTACATGGAGGACGAGGGGTTATCCAAGGAACGGCCGATCAAGGGTTTTTTGGGATAAAGCTTCCTCGAGAGCTTTCGCCGCTTGATTCAGGTCGTCTTCGATCAAGAGTTCCGCATGCCTAAGTTGTTCTACGGATCGAAATTCGGACCCAAGAGCCAAAAAAATGCGGTGATAGGACGACGGCTTGACACCCCAGAGCTCATAAGGGATGTGTATCTCCTCGTAGTGATCCCCTATAAAAAGATACTTTCCGAACCAGTCGAAACCATCTCTGCGATAGGGCCAATGGAGCTTCCATCGCCAAAGCTTCCCTATGGCTGCTTGCACTGGCCGAGAAGCCAGCCAAGAAGGTTGAACCGCCTGACCCAGTCGGTCCGAAAGAGCCTGATAGATTCCTTTGACCAGGTCGATATCTGTGATCACAAGCCCATAAAGGTACCAGTCTTGGGTGGTTTTCACCACAAAGGCCTGTTCCTCCAGAGTCAGGTACCGGTAGCTTGGGCAGAAATGGCCATCGCAGAGTTCCGCGCCGTAGAAAGAACACTGCCGAAGATCCTTGCCGTTGTGGAGCAACGGATGAAGAAGGCATCCGACGCGCCGAGAAGCCGCATCCAAAAAGCCCACGAATTCACAGTTGAAAATGGTCTCAAACCTCTTGACGCTTCCATTGTTCCGGCTTCGCCAGTTTCGGCTGTGGAAGTGCAGCGCCTTTGGTGATAACTCGGGCATCTCGTGCTTTATGAAAGAGCTGTTACGCTGCAGCCTGCGGCTCACGGCTTGACGCGTGTTGTCCTTGAAATTGTAAATGCCGCAGCAGGCGGCACAGGATTTTTGAGGGTCGGGCTGGCACAAATGGATAGGAAAGCTGCAGGCCGACTTCATGAAACCGTCAAGACCCTCGAAGCCACTGATGG harbors:
- a CDS encoding gamma carbonic anhydrase family protein, producing the protein MSSAGKETCHAAPNLGVSGLVKSRAEGILSYKGIFPTLGQDVFIAPGAWVIGDVHVGDRTSIWFNTVVRGDVNFIRIGCDTNIQDNVTLHVTGKKFPLFIGDRVTVGHQAVVHGCVVEDECLIGMGAIVLDGARIGKGSIVAAGAVVSPGTEVPPGSVVMGIPAEVKKTLTEEEKERIRETAAHYVKLARRYMEDEGLSKERPIKGFLG
- the thrC gene encoding threonine synthase, translating into MKILDFPDTIRDLIVPKVSGTYVYRCLACQATFDVGRLLYTCPECRSVLMIEDEDWDRLKQTPGPQWRRIFDYRAMLNEPSLKGIYRFHELLGSILPLEAVIYLGEGHTPVVQANGRMRDWAGRPFFFKNDGQNPSASFKDRGMASAFSYLQYLMKTRGMRNVLAVCASTGDTSAAAALYASYFVEGVRSAVLLPHGKVTPQQLGQPLGSGARVIEIPGVFDDCMKIVEYLSERYPVALMNSKNAWRILGQESYSYEIAQAFDYDVERLVVVVPIGNAGNITAVMAGFLKLYDLGIIPALPRILGVQSEHANPVYLYYEQADPQKRVFRPVTVKPSVAQAAMIGNPVSMPRVIRLVEQFRNVAGGDAVQVVQVSEQEIMDAMLLANRNGHIACTQGGECLAGFHRAVEQGRVPKGFVGVLDATAHALKFAGFQEKYFEDRFEPEFHVVPKESLRNRPVLVTPGPGVPCPEPGKSMSPKDFQSFVASTAQAVAALLGLSQDT
- a CDS encoding OFA family MFS transporter, which gives rise to MADKVPGRAWVVTFAGTAINLCLGILYAWSVWAKELINEKMVGQPMTGLNEGWSYLNNAQASVPFSLCVIIFALLMIPGGRIQDKFGPKVGATTGGLFLAAGCLLSGYLKSYTGLIIGFGVLGGIGMGIGYAAPTPAALKWFGPHKRGLIAGLVVGGYGGAALYVSPLAAYLIKSGGLTYSFYFLGIMFAAVTIIAGQLLAWPPPGYVPPAPPVKAGPTPSITKVDWVASDMVKTWQFYALVFMFIGTTQSGLLIIANAAKILAEAAKESPFFAANAWILASYGGLVNALGRVGTGLYSDKIGRANAYTVNCLVSALCLFALPAIVASKNLFFLFLAVGIAYWQYGGGLALMPSFTADFYGPKNLGFNYGLVFIGWGLGFFMARLGGTIKDITGSLNWAFYLSGLVLVIAVIVCRLTKRPMAVGETH
- a CDS encoding DUF554 domain-containing protein codes for the protein MLGTTLNVTTVIAGGLIGSMLGARLPEKTRHTVMNGLGLVTVVVGIQMALQTQNILIVLGGVLLGGLLGEGLRLQNGLEKLGGFLQNIFKSKSSSSLSEGFVTASLVFCVGPMAILGSIQDGLGGDFRLLAVKSMLDGFAAMAFSATLGWGVILSAGSVFTFQGSITLMASVLDRLLSTNMITEMSATGGLLIMAIGLKLLGIKDVRVANFLPALAVAPAIVSLIPWIKSWWPI